The Deltaproteobacteria bacterium genomic interval TTGGCCGGTACTGGCTATAGTCTTGCTGTTACCGGCATTGCGGGGCCATCCGGTGGTACTTCTCAAAAGCCTGTAGGCACAGTCTATATTGCCCTATCAACCCCGGAACGAACAGTAGTGGAACGATTCCAATTTGCCGGGACAAGACACATGATACAGGTACTGGCAGCGGAAACTGCTCTTGACTGGCTGAGACGGTATTTGAGTTATGGTACGTACTTTCCTGGCTATAGATCTGCCGGGCAGGCAGCGTAAGATACTTGAAGAACATCAGGGCCGATGGAAGTCTGCCAAGGCAGATGTGAAGTGGATCTATCCGTCCAATATGCACCTGACACTGAAATTTCTGGGTGAAATTCAGGAATCAACCATAGAGAGCGTGATAGCTGTCTGCAGAGAGGTCTGTTGTCTTTACAGGAGTTTTTCTTTGTTTTTAAATGACACGGGCGTCTTCCCAAACCTGAGACGACCCCGGGTACTGTGGATCGGAATCGGAGGTGAAGCAGATATTCTGTGCAAATTGCAAGGCAGTATTGAAGCAGCCTTGGAGAAAAAGGAGTTCCCACGGGAAGGCCGTGTCTTTAAGCCTCACCTGACTGTAGGCCGAATTCGTTCCCCCCGCGGGCTTCCACGGCTTCTTGAAGTATTTGTAAAGGATAAGATTGTAATTGAACCTTTTGCAGTAAAAGAAGTAATTGTATATAAAAGCCGGTTGACTCCCAGCGGACCTTTATACAGTCCTCTGGCTCGATGCGGTTTAGGGCCGGGGAAGAAATGAACTGCTAAAAAAATGAACATCGAACATCGAACATCCAACATCGAATATTGAATGGGAAAAGATGAAGGAACAGAGGTCAGAAGCCGGAAGCCGGAGGTCGGAAAAACAGCAACCAAATATTCCTGAACCTTTGTTTCTCATTTGGTGTTTGTTTTTCATTCGACGTTGGGCGTTCGATGTTCGATGTTGGACGTTCATCTCTTGAACCTCTGAACCCTGAACCTCTGAACCTCTGAACCTCTATCTTATGCAGGCCGCCTTAACCTGTTTTAGTTCTGTATCTCCTTTTAAGACCTTCTGTATACCGTCCTGCTTCAGGGTAAACATTCCCTGCCTCATGGCATGCTCCCGTATTTCTTCCAAGGGGCATTTCTTCTGTATAAGCTTCTTAAGGTTGTCATCCGACACGAGCAGTTCGTGAATCGCGAGCCTGCCCCTGAATCCGGTCCTGTTGCAATGTTGGCAACCCTTTGGCCGGTATAGCTTTATGTCATTCAGGTCTGATGGTTCTAGGGTCGGGTTGGATGAAAACCATACTCGTGTAATATGTTTTCCTTCTCGCTGTCGTCAGGCTCGTAAGCCTGGCGACACTTGGGACAAAGCCTTTTTACCAGCCTTTGTGCAAGAACCCCCAACAGGGCGTCGGCAAAATTGTACGGGTCCATTCCCATACCCAAAAGCCTTGTAACTGTTTCCGGGGCGGAATTGGTATGGAGTGTCGAAAAAACCAGATGTCCGGTCAGGGACGCCTCTATTATTGTCCTGGCAGTTTCTTCGTCTCTGGTTTCGCCAATCATTATCACATCCGGGTCCGCCCTTAAAAAGGCCCTGAGAACCCGGGCAAAAGTCAGGCCTATATGTGGTTTCACCTGTACCTGACGCAATCCGTCCTGCACGATTTCTACAGGATCTTCTGCCGTCCAGATTTTTTTATCAGGCCGGTTTATATGACCTAGTGCGGCATGCAGGGTAGTTGTCTTTCCCGACCCGGTAGGACCAACCAGAAATATGAGCCCATAGGGCAACTGTAAAAGCTGTTTTAGCTGTTTCAGGTTGTAATCAAGGATATCTATGTGGTCAATCGGCATGGCCTCGGAAGAAGCCAGTAACCTGAGTACGATATCTTCGTTGCCTTCAATTGTTGGAAGTGTGGCTACACGCAATTCCAAGGTCTTGCCAGAGCGAGTCTTGAACTTTATCTTTCCGTCTTGAGGCAAGCGCTTCTCGGCAATGTCAAGGTTAGACATGATCTTGATCCTGGATATCATTGCACGCTTATAGTTATACGGAATGGTTTGATAACGCATGCAATCGCCATCAATCCTGAAGCGAACCAGGGCCCCCCGTTTGCCTGCCAAGGATTCAATGTGAATGTCAGAGGCCCGGCGCTGGTAGGCGTCCTCTATGGTTTTATTGGCTATCTGTACTACTACGCTGTCAGATTCTGATGCTAAACCTTCTTCATCCTCCTCTTCTTCTTCTGATTCCGCGCCCTCATCAACCAGTTCAAGTTGCTCAAATACGTGATCATCAGCTCCTTCTGCAGAATATTTTCCATAGAAATAATCTATGAATCTGTCGATATCTTCCTGCAGGGAAACCGCGAATTGAAAATCTTTGGCCTTAAGAACGCTTCTTATATTGTCTATCTTTGCCAAGTCATGGGGATTATCCAGCGCAACTATAATGGTCCCTGACTTTTCACGAATCGGGGCACAGGAATTGCTTCTAAAAAAGTGCTCTTTGATCCCTTGTACGCAAGATGGTGTGGCCCCCACTTCCAGTTCGTCAAATTCCACAAAGGGGCATCGATAGTATTCGCTGAGGGAGCGGCCGAGTTCTGTCTTGTCTATGCCAAACTGGTTTAGCAGGATACTTTCTATGGATTTTCTTCCCTGTTTAGCCAGTTCTCTGCTCCTGTTAAGCTGTTCTTCAGACAGCAACTGATTACGGATGAGATAGTAGAATCGGCCATACTTCTGGGCTGACCGGGAAAGTTCTTCAAGTCTCTGCTTTGCATTTCTGAATGCTGGATCAAGACGGATGATTTGTTCCAGTGAATCAACGGCCTTGGGAATCGCGCCGGTTCGTTCGTGGGTAAGTGCCAGCTTATATAGTATATCCAATCGTTCATCCCTGGACAGTTGCGGATCACCAAGCGCCTCCTGTAAATGTTCAAGTGCATCGAAGGGCATATCCAGCCGTAGATATGATTCCCCAATCTTTGCCTGAATTATCCCAGGCCTGTATCCTGTTTCATTTAAGGCCTTGAGTTCCTCTATGGCCTCTGAATAAAAGTCTGCCTCCATCAAACCGATGCAGCTGTTGAATTTTTTGTCTTGATCTTCTTCAATATCTTCAGGGCCGGAGGCTGAGTCCGCTCCTCCTGACCGGGCTTTTCCCCCGCTGCCATCAATCTGAATTTTTTTCAGCAGAGATTCTACCTCGGTATGGAGGGGATGAGATTGATCACCTGTCAGTTTCTGAAGCTCCAGGCAAATAAGAAGAGCCTCTTCGTTTAGGCCCTGACTATGATACAAATCGGCTTCTGCCAGCCTGTCTTTAATTGTATTGTCCGAAGTTGAATGGAGTTTATTCATTTGTCAGTGTATTTGAGAGGCTTTCCAGCGTTGCCACGGATATTTGTTTATTTTCTATCTCCAGATTACCAACCCATGGTCCATTTCTCTCTGCGGATGGTTCCCAGGAATACTCATGAGTTATGGAAATGTTCTCTAAAGAGGTATCCAGCATGAGGACCAGCCCCTTATCCGCACGGGACAGGACTAATACAGTCGGATTGCCTGAGGGCTGAGAGTGGCCGGAAGATGAATTCGATTTCTGCAGTACCGGAAATTCGAGTTTGATAAGCTGCGATTCTTCCTTATTCGACAGTTCCCCCTGCATCAATGACTTAAGCTTTGTCCATGGCCAGGTCTTGAGCTTCTTTAATTTAAAAGTATTTAGCTTATTAAGCCCGTTCCTGGCCCACCAGGGCGCAGTTCCAGCAAATGCTACATCTTCAGGGGCAAATGCCACTTGCTTTTGGTCCCATTGGGCAACTACAAGTTCATTCCATGGGCAGGAAATATCCCCTGAGGTTATTTCTTCTTTTTTATCAGTTTCCATCGGAATGTCTCGGGTACGTTTAGCAGCATAATCGGGCACACCAACGGATGGCTCGTAATCGCCGGTTAAGGCCTTTTCCAGTATTCTCTTTTGTTCTTCAAGCCTGCCCTTAATATTTTCCTGAAAATGATGTAACTTTTCCATCCCCGGAGTCCGGGCAAGGAGTCTTTCAACCGGCAAGATGTGACCTATACAGTCATCAAGGATTTTGATGTGGGATTTGACCGTATTCGCCAATGCCTGGTACTCGGGCTCAATGGGAGCCACCTTTTCTCGCGTTCCCGCCTCTAAAACTGAATCTGCCGGCTGTTCCTGTCGGCCGGGGAATTTTTCTTTCAGGGCAGTCTCTCCGGCATCTTCGCGGGCAACTTCAGGTACCTCCATACCTATAGCTGATTCAAGCTCTTTCTTGGCGGATTTGAAGAGTTCCTCTTCAGCCTTTGTGCTCTGCTCCCCGCTCCAAGCTACGGTCTTTAAGACATCAAGGCCTCTCTGCAGGGCAACGGGTCCGGAAGTGGGCATTTTCTCAGGATGGTCTGCTATCCCTTCAAGTGTCATTGACATGAGACAGAGCAGTTCGTGAAGGTTTTTATCTGCCCCTATCTCCGGATTTTCCCGGATTGTCTCTACCAGTTTTTTGGCTGATACTACTTGTGTTTGATCAAGCTCCCACTCAAGGGCCAACAATATTTGATTGAGCTGGCTGATCTGTTGTTCCAGGTTGACAGCCTTGGTCTCCTTGTCCTCAAGCCCCAGATCAAAACCTGATCCCAGAATTTCGTCAGCGGCGATCTCCATCTGTTCAGCGGGAGCCTCCAGCTCTTTGAAATCTGGAAGCCTGATTTCTTCCGGGCGTTTTTCTTCCTGGCCTTCAACCTGAAAGGATGGCCCCTGACCTGTTTCTTCTTGCGATAAGTCTTTTACTTCACCAGTTAATGGATCTATTTCTATCTGTCGTGATGCCTTAAACAGTTCGTCAATAGTACTTTCTACGTTTCTGGTGAAACTTTCGGGATCAGTGGTCTTTTTTGTCTGATCCATAGATATTCTCCTTGTATTTTTTCACAACTGACCCAAGAATATTTCCTTAGTAACTTGTCAAAAGATGCTTTTTTGCCACGTAGCGGATGGTTCTCTTGCTTATTTCTTTAAGGGTTTCAAATACCCCTAGGCCTTTAATAGCTGCTGCCTCAAAGACATCTGTATTAAGTTCCTTGTTCAGAACTGCTTCAAGCTCTTCCCTGGTCAGCGTTGGTATGGATGTATGCACAAGATCACATTTGTTAAATTGAAAAATAATTGGAATTTTTTCCAGGGTTAGATTGTGCTCAAGGAGGTTGTGCCGCAGATCTTGGAAGCTCTCTATGTTATTTTCATAACGTACTTTAAGATAGTCGGCAACAAAGACCAGGCCATCCACACCCTTTAGAACCAGTCTCCTGGTCGCTTCATAAATAGCCTGACCAGGTACGGTATAGAGCTGTATTCTCACATCAAAGCCATTTATCTTTCCCAAATTCAAAGGAAGCAGGTCAAAAAAAAGCGTCCTGTCTCCTTTTGTTTCAATGGTCAGCATTTTACTCCGGGCTTGATGGTTCATGGCATTATATATGTAGAGCAAATTCGTAGTCTTTCCGCATCGTCCGGGACCGTAATAGACTATCTTGCAGTGTATTTCCTTTTTGCTGAGATTTATCAGGGCCATATTGAATTATCTTTAGCCAAATGCTTTTCTATGATTTTTGACAGTCTTGTTATTCTCAACCTGACCAAACCCAGAGATACATTGTCTCCAAATATTGTTACCAGAATTAATTCAGTGCCTATTCGTGCAAAGTGTATGCTGTCTTTTTTGCCTTTGTGAAACAGGAGTGCAAAGTCGTCTTCTCCTATCAGTTTTGCGATCTGCGAAGTGGCGCCGAAGTTGGCTGCCGCCAGGGCTGCCAGGGAGGTCGTGTCAAGATCGCAGGTTTTATCACCGCAAGCCGCCACCACATTGCCCGTTTCATCAATCAAGAGGACGGTATCAACGCCTGCCTTAATAAGGGTATTTTCTATCTGTATTTTGGCCTCTTCCAGGAATGAAGCGGTCAGCACTAAATCGGCCACGTTTAAACCTCAAAAAATAAAAGGATATCTTGTCTCAAAAAGACGGATAAACTCTCAGCTGAGACTCCCGAATTAAAGAGACTCTAATGGTATTATCGACCAGATCATTGAAGATATTAATTCTATCCCGACGCTTGCGAGGTAACTCTCAGCCACTGCTCAGGACGTAGAATAGACAGAACTTGAATTTGATAAGGGCCACAGTAAATATTCTTTCCTGCCTTGAAGCGGTTACCTTTTTCCGGGTTTCAAAGCTCACTCATTGCAGACCGAAAGAGGCAGTGCAATTTGGCCCGCGATCGAAACCCTGCAAAAGGCAAACCGCTCCTGCGGCAGGGCACGGATGGCAACCGTTCACGGGAAGGGGATATTTCTTTGAACAGTTTAACGGAAGCCCCCGTAGTTTTCTTGGCTTTTGCTGTGGGGGAAACCCCGGCTCCTGAGCGCAGCGAAGGAGAACGGGGAGGGGGCAAGACTCCCCCATGTCAAAAGCCTTAAGAAAACAAGGGGCTGAAGTGTTAAGTGAAAAGAAATGTCCCCTGCCCGTGAACGGTCTGCACAGTGGATTTAAACTGATCACAGGGGAGCTTCTTTATGGAGACGATTTGCGTCAGCCCCGCAAGTTTTCCTGGCCTTTACAGCATGGGAAACCCCGGCTCCTGAGCGAAGCGAAGGAGAACGGGGAGGGGGCAAGACTCCCCCATGTCAAAAGCCTTAAGAAAACAAGGGGCGAGAGCATTTGGAAGAAGAAGCTCCCCTGTGACCGGTTACCAGTGGACCACGGGTTCATAAGAATATTTACGGTCGCAAATGGAGCAGTCAGTCCTTTATTCTACCTGTTGATGTAAATGAATTTGCCGAAGTTTAGGAAGGGGGCAGAGAGATTTATGGGGTATATCTGGGGAATAGTTATTTTAAGAGGTCTTTCATCTTCTCGGCAAGGCTTTCGGCATCAAGGCCCTGAAGGCGGTACAGATCATCTGGCTTACCTGAAGAACCATAGTTTGTCACTCCCAGGGTAAGAAGCTGCTGGCACATGCCTGCCCCTATAAGTTCTTGCGCCACCATGGCCCCCAGGCCCGTGCATACCACATGGTCTTCAACCGTTATGAGCGGACCTTTCTTAGCTGCCTCAAGTATTGATTTCCTGTCTATGGGCTTGAGAGAAGCCATGTTGAGCACCCCTACCGACAAGCCCTGTGAATCGAGAATTGACCATGCTTCGAGGACCTGAGAGGTAACCGAGCCATAGGTGATAAAAGTGGCCTCATCACCCTGCCTTAACCAGTCTGCCCTCCCTGGCTGAAATAAATAGTCCGCATCGAAAAACGGCCTTCCGTCCATTGAAGTAATTATTGGCAACTTGGACCTTCCCATACCCACAAAGCAATTGCCTGGATTGGCAGCCACATACCGGACTATCCTGTCAGTCTGATTTGGATCTGCCGGCATGAATACGGAGAAGCCGAAGAGGTTGTTGAAAAGTCCCACATAGTCGAGACTCTGATGGGTCGGGCCGTCTTCTCCTACGTCCAGCCCCAGATGAGTAGATACTATTTTGAGATGGGTCCTGTTTAGGTCATTTAGCCGGTGCTGGTTGTAAGTCTCTGCCGCGGCAAAGACCCCAAAGGTGCTGAAGAAGCTAACCAATCCTTCTCTGCTCACCGCTCCGGCGCAGGTAGCTGCATGGTGCTCCTGTATGCCTGTTTCTATGAATGTGTTGCGGGAAACGCTGTGAAAGCCCTGCATCTTTACTGATCCCTCCAGATCACAGCTAAATCCTACGATCTTCGGAACAGAATCCGCAACATTGTTCCTTTGGGCCAGATCCCTTAATGCTGTACCGTAAGCAGAACGGCAGTCTGTTTTGGTCCCGGGATCGTAGACAATGGGTTCTCCGGGATCAATGGATGGGAATTTTGCCTCTGGTGTCTTGCGATGCCTTTCTATTCGGTGTTCGATTCTATTCCTTGACCACAGCTCAAGTAGCCCCTGATCTTGCCCCAGTTCTCTTAATGCCGACCGGGCATCCTCGTTTGACAGCGGAGATCCATGATACTTTGCCTTATTCTCCATAAAGGAGATACCTTTTCCCATGACGGTGCGCATGACCAGGACGGTGGGTCGGCCTGTCACAAGGCGGTCATGTGTCCATGCCCTCTTCAGGGCCTTGAATACGGTCTGGAAATCATTGCCGTCAGGTACGTACAATACATTCCAGCCTGCGGAAGTATACTCATCCCTTACACGGACAGGCATTACCTCTTCGGTAGAACCTCCTATCTGCAGGTGATTTCTGTCGATTATACCAATCAGGTTCCCTTGACCGAACTTGATTGCAAAACGTCTGGCTTCGGATATCTGCCCCTTCTGTTGTTCTCCATCGCCCATGAGGACGATTGTTTTACCCGGCCGAGCGAGGAGATTCTGGGCAAGGCATATACCCGTACCCACTGAAAGCCCCTGGCCAAGATTTCCGGTATTCCATTCAACTCCAGGCATGGTTTGTTCTATATGGCCGGCACAGGATGAGCCGGCACGACGAAACTCGCTGAGGAAATCTTCTTCTGAGAAATAACCGAATTCAGCGAGTACGCTGTAGACGCCTGGAGAGATATGCCCGATGCTTATGACCACGCGGTCACGGTCCGGCCAACCGGGTTCTGTTGGACGATGTCTGATTACGCTGTAAAGGACAAGCAGGATGTGCAGGGAGGACAGAGAACCGCCTGGATGACCGCTTCCTGCCAGTGTGGTGGAAAGGATAACGCGCGTGGCACATCTGTTCCACATAGTGTGCAGCTTGGTGATCTGTTCCTGTGTAAGTTCGTTTTGTTTTTCTATGTCTATGTGAAACATAAGCCAATTCAGGGTTCAGGGTTCAGGGTTCAAGGTTCAAGGTTTATAGAGTTTGCTCTGGACCATACAAGACCGCGCGACGTATCGCAGAAACCGGATGAACTCCGTCTTCATTGCTCTCTAACTGTGAACCTTGAACCTTATTCAGGGCTTATTTTTTGTCCTTTTCCGTTTTGGATTTTACCTCATTATCGTAAGCTTTTATGACTTCGTTTGTGATATCCACATCAGAATCAATGAAATATATACCTGGCATGTTGTTTTCTAAAATGAGTGTGTATCCACCTTCCTCACCAATACGGTTCACAACCTTTTCAAGTTCCTTGAGTATTGGTTCCATTTTTTTGTTTTCTGCCTGGCGCATTTCAAACTGGGCATCGTCACTCTGGTCTTTGAAATCCCTAAGGGCCTTTTTATACTCACGTTCCTTTTCCGCCCTGGCGGCTTCATTCATCAAGGGCCCTTTTTTTTCAAGGTCTTCCTTAAATGCCTTGATCTCATCTTGTTCAGCCCTGAGCTTTTCCTTCAGACTCTCAAATTTTTTATTGAGCGCCTCCATTGCCCTTTGGCCAGCGATGGATTTTCGGACCACCTTTTGCATATTAATAACAGCTATCTTGACTTGCGGGGTTTCTTTAGCAGCTACATTACACCATAATACCGCAGTCAGCAGAAAAACCAGTACAGTTATTGAGCTTAGGCAACCTTTCATAAGGCGGTTACTACCTCCTCCTGAGCCCTATTCATAACTTCCATCTCCTGTCATTTATTGCACGCTAGCAAAACTCAAACAATATCAAGGGTTTTTAAAAGGCACTTTTTACAAAATAATGACCACAACGTTGCTATGCAGCGCGTGGTCATTATTTCCGGGATAATCAGAACCTTATCAGGCTACTTTATTATAACAAAGTCATCCCTACGATTTTTTGCCCATGCCTCCTCATTGTGTTCTGGTGCCAGAGGCCGTTCCTCACCAAAACTCACAGTATCTATACGATCCGGATTTACACCCAGATTGACGAGATATGCCTTGGCGGCTTTTGCCCTTCTTTCTCCAAGAGCCAGGTTGTACTCATTGGTACCGCGCTCATCACAGTTGCCCTGGATTTCTATCCTGAATTCCGGATAATTAAGCAAAAACAGGGCATTGTCTTCCATCACAGGCTTCATATCGTCACGGATGTTAAAACGGTCAAAGTCAAAGTATATGGGATGCATGGGGTCGCTAGTCCTGCCCTCAGAGATAGTTTCTCCAATGCCGGCGGCAGTGCCAATTGTTTCGCTCGGGATTTTTGTTTCCCCCATGCCAACCTCGACAGTACCGGGTATTTCTTCACCTGGTCCTACGGCCGCTTCTCCGATCTGCTCGGTTGGAAGCGCTGCTTCTTCACCGACTTTTATCGATTTTTTTGCACATCCGGCAAGAAGTCCCGGGACCAGTATTAAAATCAGTGCCATTAAATAATAAACTTTACCTTCCAGATTGCCCCAATACATATCCGCCTCCCGTAAAAATATTTTCTATCATAAAATACAACCAAAAAAGGTTTGCACCTGAATTCCGGAGATTGTGCTCCACTTTAGCAGAGTAGAAACAAAATTCAACCTGTTTTATTGGCATTCTCTTTGTAGTTTACACTTTTTTAACATAGACGGATGCCAGCCGTCAGCCGTTAGCTATTAGGTAAAAACTTTATATAAAAACGGGTTGTTAAGCTAAAAGCTGATGGCTAATCGCTCAACTTAGGTTCAAGGAAGCCAGGCCATCTTGGTATCACTGACATATGATTTAATTCCGTTTACAATGCCTTCGGCTACGCGGTCCAGATAGCGGTCACTTTTGAGGCGTCTTTCTTCCTTCCTGTTACTGATAAACGATACCTCAACCAGAACAGAGGGCATCCTCGCACCTATCAGGACAAAGAACGGGGCCTGTTTGACCCCTTTATTTTTTACGTTTCTATAATTTTTCCTGAGGTTCCTTACAACCTCCCTCTGCACGTAACCTGCCAGGCGTGAGGACTCATCGACCTTTGCATTTTTCATTATGTCATTCAGGATGTTTTTGAGGTCACCTATTCTTTTAGTGGATGTAGCGTTCTCTCTTGCCGCCACCCTCATGGCCTCTTCATCCAGTGCGAAGTTTAAAAAGTAGGTCTCGATTCCACTAACTCTCCTGCTGGGAGATGCATTTGCGTGAATAGACACAAAGATATCGGCCTTTCGGGCATTGGCAATGGCAGTCCTTTGTGTAAGCGGCAGAAAACTGTCTCTCTTTCTAGTCAAGATAACTTGACAGCCAAGATCTTTCTCCAGTCGTGCTGCCACCCTCTTTGCGATCTTGAGCACAACGTCTTTTTCCCTCAGGCCGGTGGGGCCGATGGCCCCTGGATCCTTCCCGCCGTGGCCTGCATCTATCACCACCCGTTTTACACAGAGCCCCAACTGTTGCGCGAGAGAAAGGCCGCTGCCGTTTAATCTGCCTTTTGTACTTTTACTGACTTCCAGAGACCGTGGAGGACAGGAAGCCCTCTGGAAGTAGTTCTCTCCGAAGACGTCCACCACTACCCTGAAAGGGTCTTCAAGGTAAAAGATCTTGGTCTTATGTATCTTCCCGAGGTCAAATACCACCCGGACTGTATCAGGATTGAACTGGGCTACCCTCACTCTCTTGAGTAGTCCATCCTGTATGGGAATATTGTCTTTGAATTTTTTTTCTATACGTGCCGGTTTAAGATCTAAATAAATACGTTCCGGAAGATGTTTTGTCTTATTGGCAGGAAGATATCCTTTATTGAAAGATACAGGGCCTGCCGTGTCAATTACTACCCTGGTGTAGTCCGAAGCAGACCAATGCCTTACCTCTTGCACTACGGCGGATTTTGCACCTGGAGCAATCCCCGGGCTGGAAAAGCCTGCATGCCCTCTTTCCTTTTGTATCGTCCACCTTGAAGGTTTTGTTTTCCGCGGCTGTTTAGGGCCCAAGATTTTCAGCCGGTCTCTGGCGTTCCTGGCCTTGTCGCCCATGGGATATTCCTCAACTATCCGCTCCCAGGCCTCTCGCGCCAGACTGACATTTCCGGTACGCTTGTAAAGTCCGCCAAGGGCATACAGGGCGTCATCTGCCAAACGGCTTTCAGGGAACCTCTCAACCAGGACCTCATATCGCTCAATGGCCTCTCTGATATCCTTCATGGCCCCTGAATATCCATATAATTCACTGTAGCAACGGGCCATCATGAAGAGGGCCTTGGGGGCAACCTTCTTGTCGTTGGGATAGGTAAGATAGACTTTCCTGAACTTCTTAATTATACGGATCCATTTTGTTCTGTGGGTGCGGAGCCGGGGACTTCTGGCAAGACGATCGTATTCATATTTGGCCTGACGATAGGCATATTCACCTCTGCTTACAGAAGAGGTGCTTGGCTTGGCGAGGGCATGGTCCGAAGCGATTAGCAGGGACGACCCTGACAGGAAAACAATGATAAACAGGGATAAAAAAACACGCGGCTGGATGCAGCAGATGTTTCCGTATAGCAATATGCTCATAGTTTCAGGAAACCGCATTCTTTTTATCTTTTTACTCAAGTTATCATTTAAGTGATGATTCTGCTGAAAATACACCATCTGCTGCGTTGCTTCAATTTCATCGCCATTGCGGCATACACTGAGTACACCTCATTCCTTGGGAATCTCACGCCTTGCATCCGAAGTATTTTGATCTGTAAACTCATGCAGGACTGCAAGGCTCCGGCCTTTGGCAGGATACCAGGACTTAATGCCTTTGTATTGTTGCAACATAGGAGTTATTTTTATATTCTGATTCCGTGCTGTCACCTGAAGGTCTGCAAAAGGCTCAACGTGGGCATGCAGCCGCGTTCCACATTTCCAGATACGGAATGATTAATTACGTGAATATAGCCCTTTGTCATTTTATATGTTATTTCCTTATTCAAGATTAAAAAAGGAGGGCTTTTCCTAGGTGGGGACTTTCCCTGAAAAGGTATATAGCCACAGATCTAATTCCAAAGGCATTTTGGATTCCTTTAAACCGGATTTTGAAAAAATTGAGCAGGTGTTGAGCAGGCATTTTGCTTCCCATATACCTTTTGTAAACGAAATAAGCCATTATATCCTTTTCGCCGAAGGAAAACGTCTAAGGCCTTTACTTACTGTATGTGCAGCAAGATTATGCGGAAGGGATGATGAAGCCGTGTTCGACCTTTCGGCAGTCCCGGAGTACCTCCATGCTGCCAGCCTTTCTCACGATGATATAGTAGATGGGGGTGTGATGCGTCGCGGCAGGTCTTCTACCTATAAAATCTGGGGAAATAAGGCCACGGTCCTGGTTGGTGATTTCCTCTATGCCAAGGCCATTGAGCTTGCCAGCCGGTTTGGGGACATCCGCATAGTGACAGCCATTGCAGAAGCAGTTGCCCTGATGTCTGAAGGCGAGATTATACAGCTTTTACAAGCAAAAAACCCGAGCTTTGACGAGGAGACCTATTTAGAAATCATTAAAAGAA includes:
- a CDS encoding N-acetylmuramoyl-L-alanine amidase yields the protein MVYFQQNHHLNDNLSKKIKRMRFPETMSILLYGNICCIQPRVFLSLFIIVFLSGSSLLIASDHALAKPSTSSVSRGEYAYRQAKYEYDRLARSPRLRTHRTKWIRIIKKFRKVYLTYPNDKKVAPKALFMMARCYSELYGYSGAMKDIREAIERYEVLVERFPESRLADDALYALGGLYKRTGNVSLAREAWERIVEEYPMGDKARNARDRLKILGPKQPRKTKPSRWTIQKERGHAGFSSPGIAPGAKSAVVQEVRHWSASDYTRVVIDTAGPVSFNKGYLPANKTKHLPERIYLDLKPARIEKKFKDNIPIQDGLLKRVRVAQFNPDTVRVVFDLGKIHKTKIFYLEDPFRVVVDVFGENYFQRASCPPRSLEVSKSTKGRLNGSGLSLAQQLGLCVKRVVIDAGHGGKDPGAIGPTGLREKDVVLKIAKRVAARLEKDLGCQVILTRKRDSFLPLTQRTAIANARKADIFVSIHANASPSRRVSGIETYFLNFALDEEAMRVAARENATSTKRIGDLKNILNDIMKNAKVDESSRLAGYVQREVVRNLRKNYRNVKNKGVKQAPFFVLIGARMPSVLVEVSFISNRKEERRLKSDRYLDRVAEGIVNGIKSYVSDTKMAWLP
- a CDS encoding octaprenyl diphosphate synthase — protein: MGTFPEKVYSHRSNSKGILDSFKPDFEKIEQVLSRHFASHIPFVNEISHYILFAEGKRLRPLLTVCAARLCGRDDEAVFDLSAVPEYLHAASLSHDDIVDGGVMRRGRSSTYKIWGNKATVLVGDFLYAKAIELASRFGDIRIVTAIAEAVALMSEGEIIQLLQAKNPSFDEETYLEIIKRKTASLISASCKIGTLLAGAGESEMQALSDYGFYLGQAFQMIDDVLDYTADASELGKTIGTDLAEGKITLPLVVAIGKASSAEKERLLKVLSNGNPSEKELVWVKNLLSRAGGLDYTRSRAKALVALACEGLETFAPSETRDLLHDLAQFVLERRK